From Mesorhizobium sp. Pch-S:
GTCGGCAAGAACGAGAACCGGCACCTTGCCCAGAGGATTGACTGCGAAGACCTGGTCGTTGCGATTGGTTGGGCTGGTTTCGTGGTGAATGACACGCAATTGAGCGGCAAGCCCGGCTTCCTGGGCAAACACCAGAACCTTGCGCGCATAGGGAGAGTGGGTCTGATAAAGTAGGTCCATTGTCGATCCAGTCTGACGGTGAGGCACATGTTCGCCAACGGAGCAGCTGTCGCGTCCGGTCGTGTCGGCCTGTGCTGATGGAATAGTATTGCGCCAGAGTGGATAAGGGCGCTGCATTTGCCGTCTAATGACGAGCGAAAATTGCGCGACAATGGGCGCGCGCATACATCTTCGCTCGTTGTGGCCAAACGGCCGGTAGCGCCCTCTATTCGATGATCAGTTGCGGCGTCATGTGCAGATAGCGTGCTGCCTTGCGCTTCGCGGCAATGTCCTTCCAGACAAACTCGACCTGATCGATGGTGAGACCAACGGCCTGGGCAGTCTCGGAGGCCGGCACGGCATGGTCCAATGCGTAAAGACAAAGATCCATCTTGTCGTAAGGCAGCACGAAGTAGAACTCTTCCTGCGTCTGCGGCAGCGAATAGGTGTCCGTCGTCGGCGGCCGCGCGCGGATTTCGGCAGGAACGCCGAGATATTCGGCGAGCTTGTAGACCTGTGTCTTGTAGAGATGTGCGATCGGCTTGATGTCGGCTGCTCCATCCCCGTTCTTGACGAAGAAGCCCTGGTCGTATTCCAGCCGGTTCGGTGTGCCGAGCACGGCATAGTTCAAACGGTCGGCATGATAATATTCGAGCTGCTTGCGGGTGCGCTGCTTCATGTTGGTGGCGGCGACGATGCCGAGATAGGTCTCCACCGGTAGCCGCAGCTTCTTCTCCTCACCGTCCGGCGAGCGCACGACCAGCGATGAGAGATTGTAGCCGCCAGTGGTGAGACCGTTGTCGAACACGATCTTGGACGCCCAGCCCGCGCCATAGTCGGGCTCGACCTGGCGGATGAAAGCATCGCGGCGCTCATAGCAGCCCATCGCGGCCAACATCGGCGCCATGTCCTCGACGGTGTGCTCGATGCCGAACGTATCGGCGACCGATGTTCCGAGGCGCCGGCTTTCGGGATCGGAATCGGCTTCGGGCATCAGCAGTGCAAAGACGTGTCCGGGGCCAAGCGCGCGCACCGCCAGCCCGGCGCAGACGCTGGAATCGATGCCGCCCGAGAGGCCGAGGACGAGACCGCGCCGGCGCAGGTCCTTGCGCAGGCTTTCACGGATCATCCCGGCAATGCGGTCGGTTTCCGCCGCCGGATCGAAATCGAGCGCTGCGGCCGAAAAACGGATGGTCATGCGTCAGGCCCTTTTCTGGTGGAGTGCATTTCTGCCGCCAGCCGGCGGCTGAGCTTGCCGCTGTCGGTCTTCGGCAAAGCGGAGACGAATTCGACCACCTTGGGAACCATGTAGTCCTCCAGGTGGCGTGCGCAGTGGCGCAGGACTTCACGTTCGGTGAGGTTCGGATCGGCCAGAACCACAAAGGCCTTGATCGATTGTCCAAGCACCGGGTCGGGAACACCGGCCACGAGCGCTTCCGCGACGCCGGGCAACGCATGCAGGACGGTCTCGACTTCCTTCGGCGGCACTTTTTCACCACGCGACTTGATAATGTCGTCGCGGCGGGCAACGAAGGTGAGGAAGCCGTCTGCATCGACGGTGAAAAGATCGCCGGTATGGAGCCAAAGCGTCCCGGTTTCCGGATCTGGGCGCAGTGCCAGGGCGGTTGCCTCCGGCGCTTCCCAATAGCCTTTCATCACATTTGGCCCGCTGACCACCAGCTCGCCGACGGCGTCCGGTCCCGCCGGTTTGCCGGCTTCATCCGCGACGTAGGCCCGCATGCCGGGAATGGCGATGCCGGCAGAGCCGGCACGTATGTCCAGCTGCTCAGGCGGCAGATAGGTGGCGCGAATGCACTCGGTCTGGCCATACATCGAAAAGATACGAACGTCAGGCAGGAAATTTCTTAGCCGACGGATATGATCGACCGGCAATGGTGCGGCTGCGCTGGTGAGATAACGCAGGCTGACGAACAGTGTCGGGTCGAGATCTTTCATCTGCAGCATCATGGCGACCATCGAGGGTACCAACGGAAAGCCGGTGGCGTGTTCGTCGCGCAGGCGCTCGAAGACGGCGTAGGGAAAAGCAAAGGATTTTTCGAGGACGAGTGTCGCGCCGCTGAACACGGACGTCAGCAGTTGCGTCAGCCCATAGCCGAAGGACAGCGGCAGGACGCTGAGAAGAACGTCGTC
This genomic window contains:
- a CDS encoding class I adenylate-forming enzyme family protein; translated protein: MRLEGHLRARAADAGRKTALVCGDRRISYAEFNQSAERLAAALAGAGVRRGDRVLVFMENGLEAALSIFAVWISAAVLVPVNPSAKAGRIAFLLNNCRPAAVIAQGRLAPVVADAVQQFAAPLHVLLTEPHTALPDAALFADALLAVPMSVIDDRRQEDDLATILYTSGSTGDPKGVMMAHANLEAATSSIVSYLDNTSDDVLLSVLPLSFGYGLTQLLTSVFSGATLVLEKSFAFPYAVFERLRDEHATGFPLVPSMVAMMLQMKDLDPTLFVSLRYLTSAAAPLPVDHIRRLRNFLPDVRIFSMYGQTECIRATYLPPEQLDIRAGSAGIAIPGMRAYVADEAGKPAGPDAVGELVVSGPNVMKGYWEAPEATALALRPDPETGTLWLHTGDLFTVDADGFLTFVARRDDIIKSRGEKVPPKEVETVLHALPGVAEALVAGVPDPVLGQSIKAFVVLADPNLTEREVLRHCARHLEDYMVPKVVEFVSALPKTDSGKLSRRLAAEMHSTRKGPDA
- the nadE gene encoding NAD(+) synthase gives rise to the protein MTIRFSAAALDFDPAAETDRIAGMIRESLRKDLRRRGLVLGLSGGIDSSVCAGLAVRALGPGHVFALLMPEADSDPESRRLGTSVADTFGIEHTVEDMAPMLAAMGCYERRDAFIRQVEPDYGAGWASKIVFDNGLTTGGYNLSSLVVRSPDGEEKKLRLPVETYLGIVAATNMKQRTRKQLEYYHADRLNYAVLGTPNRLEYDQGFFVKNGDGAADIKPIAHLYKTQVYKLAEYLGVPAEIRARPPTTDTYSLPQTQEEFYFVLPYDKMDLCLYALDHAVPASETAQAVGLTIDQVEFVWKDIAAKRKAARYLHMTPQLIIE